The Ensifer adhaerens genome contains a region encoding:
- a CDS encoding VOC family protein, with protein MAFGPDVPPIQAHICVKDGLAAIAFYAKALGAVNTFHAMAEDGKRVMHANLAIYGGEVMLHDEFPEFGGSVLSPNTIGGTGVAISINLAKPADVDAAYDKAVAAGASTVLEPQDTFWHARYARIQDPFGHVWAFNAPVANP; from the coding sequence ATGGCATTCGGACCCGACGTTCCGCCGATCCAGGCGCATATCTGCGTCAAGGACGGGCTTGCCGCCATCGCCTTTTACGCCAAGGCGCTCGGTGCGGTGAATACATTCCACGCGATGGCCGAGGACGGCAAACGCGTCATGCACGCCAATCTGGCGATCTACGGCGGCGAGGTGATGCTGCACGACGAATTCCCCGAATTCGGCGGCAGCGTGCTTTCGCCGAACACGATCGGCGGTACCGGCGTTGCGATCAGCATCAACCTGGCGAAGCCTGCCGATGTCGACGCAGCCTACGACAAGGCGGTGGCCGCCGGGGCATCGACAGTTCTGGAGCCGCAGGATACCTTCTGGCACGCACGCTACGCGCGCATCCAGGATCCCTTCGGCCACGTCTGGGCCTTCAACGCACCGGTCGCAAACCCATGA
- a CDS encoding MAPEG family protein — protein sequence MAGRLLRSLRNMLETYPAFVGLALALAVTGKTGGLGAIGAVTWLLARLAYTVLYAAGVPVLRTLVWFVSIIALLLMVVRLMA from the coding sequence GTGGCAGGACGTTTGCTGCGGTCGCTTCGCAACATGCTGGAAACCTATCCGGCCTTCGTTGGGCTTGCGCTCGCCCTGGCGGTGACCGGCAAGACCGGCGGTCTCGGCGCCATCGGCGCAGTGACCTGGCTTCTGGCACGGCTGGCTTACACCGTTCTCTACGCGGCCGGCGTTCCCGTGCTGCGCACCCTCGTCTGGTTCGTGTCGATCATTGCGCTGTTGCTGATGGTCGTCCGGCTCATGGCATAG
- the odhB gene encoding 2-oxoglutarate dehydrogenase complex dihydrolipoyllysine-residue succinyltransferase: protein MATEIRVPTLGESVSEATVGTWFKKVGDAIKADEPLLELETDKVTIEVPAPAAGTLSEIVAQAGETVGLGALLGQIAAGAAGAAAAAPAAAAEKKAEPAAAAPAAPAAAAAPAASSMPPAPSAGKLLAENNLSADQVDGSGKRGQVLKGDVLAAVAKGISTPAASEPAKVQARAPSTAEDVVREERVKMTRLRQTIARRLKDAQNTAAMLTTYNEVDMSAVMSLRNKYKDIFEKKHGVKLGFMGFFTKAVTHALKEIPAVNAEIDGTDIIYKNYCHIGVAVGTDKGLVVPIVRDADQMSIAEIEKDIGRLGKAARDGALSMADMQGGTFTISNGGVYGSLMSSPILNAPQSGILGMHKIQERPVAIGGQVVIRPMMYLALSYDHRIVDGKEAVTFLVRVKESLEDPERLVLDL from the coding sequence ATGGCAACAGAAATCCGCGTTCCCACCCTTGGCGAATCCGTCAGCGAAGCGACCGTCGGCACCTGGTTCAAGAAGGTCGGCGACGCCATCAAGGCCGATGAACCCCTGCTCGAACTCGAAACCGACAAGGTGACGATCGAAGTTCCGGCTCCGGCCGCAGGCACGCTCTCTGAAATCGTCGCCCAGGCCGGCGAGACCGTCGGTCTCGGCGCGCTGCTCGGCCAGATCGCTGCAGGTGCCGCTGGCGCCGCAGCGGCCGCTCCGGCTGCTGCCGCCGAAAAGAAGGCCGAGCCGGCTGCTGCCGCTCCGGCTGCCCCGGCCGCTGCTGCAGCACCGGCTGCTTCGTCGATGCCGCCGGCACCGTCGGCTGGCAAGCTGCTTGCCGAAAACAACCTCTCGGCCGATCAGGTCGACGGCTCCGGCAAGCGTGGCCAGGTGCTGAAGGGCGACGTCCTTGCAGCCGTCGCCAAGGGCATCTCGACGCCGGCCGCTTCCGAGCCAGCCAAGGTCCAGGCCCGTGCGCCGTCGACGGCTGAAGACGTCGTTCGCGAAGAGCGCGTCAAGATGACCCGCCTGCGCCAGACGATTGCCCGTCGCCTCAAGGATGCGCAGAACACTGCCGCCATGCTCACCACCTACAACGAGGTGGACATGAGCGCCGTCATGTCGCTGCGCAACAAGTACAAGGACATCTTCGAGAAGAAGCACGGCGTGAAGCTCGGCTTCATGGGCTTCTTCACCAAGGCCGTCACCCACGCGCTGAAGGAAATCCCGGCTGTCAACGCCGAGATCGACGGCACCGACATCATCTACAAGAACTACTGCCACATCGGCGTCGCCGTCGGCACGGACAAGGGTCTTGTGGTTCCGATCGTTCGCGATGCCGACCAGATGTCGATCGCCGAGATCGAAAAGGACATCGGTCGCCTCGGCAAGGCTGCCCGTGACGGCGCGCTGTCGATGGCCGACATGCAGGGCGGCACCTTCACCATCTCCAACGGTGGCGTCTACGGTTCGCTGATGTCTTCGCCGATCCTCAACGCGCCTCAGTCGGGCATCCTCGGCATGCACAAGATCCAGGAGCGTCCGGTCGCCATCGGCGGCCAGGTCGTCATCCGCCCGATGATGTACCTCGCGCTCTCCTACGATCACCGCATCGTCGACGGCAAGGAAGCCGTGACCTTCCTCGTGCGCGTCAAGGAAAGCCTGGAAGATCCGGAACGCCTGGTTCTCGATCTCTGA
- a CDS encoding 2-oxoglutarate dehydrogenase E1 component: protein MTRQEANEQFQLTSFLDGANAAYIEQLHARYEADPASVSAEWQAFFKALADRPEDVVKAAKGASWKKNNWPIPANGELVSALDGDWGTVEKVIEKKVKAKAEEAAAATGTVASAADIHQATRDSVRAIMMIRAYRARGHLHAKLDPLGLAAPVEDYNELSPSNYGFEDKDLDRKIFIDNVLGLEYATLREMVEILERTYCSTIGVEFMHMSNPEEKGWIQERIEGPDKGVDFTPEGKKAILQKLIEAEGFEQFIDVKYKGTKRFGLDGGESLIPALEQIIKRGGQEGLKEIVLGMAHRGRLNVLSQVMAKPHRAIFHEFKGGSYAPDDVEGSGDVKYHLGASSDREFDGNKVHLSLTANPSHLEIVNPVVMGKARAKQDQMATVFEGDIIPLRERSKVMPLLLHGDAAFAGQGVIAEILGLSGLRGHRVAGTVHFIINNQIGFTTNPAFSRSSPYPSDVAKMIEAPIFHVNGDDPEAVVYAAKIATEFRMKFHKPVVIDMFCYRRFGHNEGDEPAFTQPKMYKVIRAHRTVVQVYSDRLIAEGLISEGEVEKMKADWRAHLEQEFEAGQSYKPNKADWLDGVWSGLRSADNQDEQRRGKTSVPMKQLKEVGRKISEIPAGFSAHRTIQRFMENRANMIQTGEGVDWAMAEALAFGTLVTEGTKIRLSGQDCERGTFSQRHSVLYDQQSEERYIPLANLSPTQARYEVINSMLSEEAVLGFEYGYSLARPNALTLWEAQFGDFANGAQVVFDQFISSGERKWLRMSGLVCLLPHGYEGQGPEHSSARLERFLQLCAEDNMQVANVTTPANYFHILRRQVKRDFRKPLILMTPKSLLRHKRAISSLSEMAGESSFHRLLWDDAEVIKDGPIKLQKDSKIRRVVLCSGKVYYDLLEEREKRGIDDIYLLRVEQLYPFPAKALINELSRFRNAEMVWCQEEPKNMGAWSFIDPYLEWVLAHIDAKYQRVRYTGRPAAASPATGLMSKHLAQLAAFLEDALGG from the coding sequence ATGACAAGGCAAGAGGCCAACGAGCAATTCCAGCTCACTTCGTTTCTGGACGGCGCCAACGCCGCCTATATCGAGCAGCTCCATGCACGCTACGAGGCGGACCCGGCGTCCGTGTCGGCTGAATGGCAGGCCTTCTTCAAGGCGCTCGCCGACCGGCCGGAAGATGTGGTGAAGGCAGCCAAGGGCGCCTCCTGGAAAAAGAACAACTGGCCGATCCCGGCCAATGGCGAACTGGTCTCGGCGCTCGATGGCGACTGGGGCACGGTCGAGAAGGTCATCGAGAAGAAGGTCAAGGCGAAGGCCGAGGAAGCGGCGGCCGCCACCGGCACCGTCGCCAGCGCTGCCGACATCCACCAGGCGACGCGCGATTCCGTCCGCGCCATCATGATGATCCGCGCCTATCGCGCCCGCGGCCACCTGCATGCCAAGCTCGACCCGCTCGGCCTGGCTGCCCCGGTTGAAGACTACAACGAGCTTTCGCCCTCGAACTACGGTTTCGAGGACAAGGATCTCGACCGCAAGATCTTCATCGACAACGTGCTCGGTCTTGAATACGCGACCCTCCGTGAGATGGTCGAAATCCTCGAGCGCACCTACTGCTCGACGATCGGCGTCGAGTTCATGCACATGTCCAACCCGGAAGAGAAGGGCTGGATCCAGGAGCGCATCGAAGGTCCGGACAAGGGCGTCGACTTCACGCCTGAAGGCAAGAAGGCGATCCTGCAGAAGCTGATCGAGGCCGAAGGCTTCGAGCAGTTCATCGACGTCAAGTACAAGGGCACCAAGCGCTTCGGTCTCGACGGCGGTGAGTCGCTCATTCCGGCGCTCGAGCAGATCATCAAGCGCGGCGGCCAGGAAGGCCTCAAGGAAATCGTGCTCGGCATGGCCCATCGCGGCCGTCTGAACGTGCTTTCCCAGGTCATGGCAAAGCCGCACCGCGCCATCTTCCACGAGTTCAAGGGCGGCTCCTACGCGCCTGACGACGTCGAAGGTTCGGGCGACGTGAAGTACCACCTCGGTGCGTCTTCCGACCGCGAATTCGACGGCAACAAGGTTCACCTGTCGCTGACGGCAAACCCGTCGCACCTGGAAATCGTCAACCCTGTGGTCATGGGCAAGGCACGCGCCAAGCAGGACCAGATGGCGACCGTCTTTGAAGGCGACATCATTCCGCTGCGCGAACGCTCCAAGGTCATGCCGCTGCTGCTGCATGGTGACGCCGCTTTTGCCGGCCAGGGCGTGATTGCTGAAATCCTCGGGCTTTCCGGCCTGCGCGGTCACCGCGTTGCCGGTACGGTCCACTTCATCATCAACAACCAGATCGGCTTCACCACCAATCCGGCCTTCTCGCGCTCGTCGCCCTATCCGTCCGACGTCGCCAAGATGATCGAAGCGCCGATCTTCCACGTTAACGGCGACGATCCGGAAGCGGTTGTCTACGCGGCCAAGATCGCCACCGAATTCCGGATGAAGTTCCACAAGCCTGTCGTCATCGACATGTTCTGCTATCGCCGCTTCGGCCACAACGAAGGCGACGAGCCGGCGTTCACGCAGCCGAAGATGTACAAGGTCATCCGCGCCCACAGGACCGTCGTCCAGGTCTACTCCGACCGCCTGATCGCCGAAGGCCTGATTTCCGAAGGCGAAGTCGAGAAGATGAAGGCCGACTGGCGTGCGCATCTCGAACAGGAGTTCGAGGCCGGCCAGTCCTACAAGCCGAACAAGGCCGACTGGCTTGACGGTGTCTGGTCGGGCCTGCGCTCGGCCGACAACCAGGACGAACAGCGCCGCGGCAAGACCTCGGTGCCGATGAAGCAGTTGAAGGAAGTCGGCCGCAAAATCTCCGAGATCCCGGCTGGTTTCAGCGCGCACCGCACGATCCAGCGCTTCATGGAAAACCGCGCCAACATGATCCAGACCGGCGAGGGTGTCGACTGGGCCATGGCTGAGGCGCTCGCTTTCGGCACGCTGGTCACGGAAGGCACCAAGATCCGCCTGTCGGGTCAGGACTGCGAACGCGGCACCTTCTCGCAGCGCCACTCGGTGCTCTACGATCAGCAGTCGGAAGAGCGCTACATCCCGCTCGCAAACCTGTCGCCGACCCAGGCGCGCTACGAAGTCATCAACTCGATGCTTTCGGAAGAGGCAGTTCTCGGCTTCGAGTACGGCTACTCGCTCGCCCGTCCGAACGCGCTCACCCTCTGGGAAGCTCAGTTCGGCGACTTCGCCAACGGTGCGCAGGTCGTCTTCGACCAGTTCATCTCGTCGGGCGAACGCAAGTGGCTGCGCATGTCGGGTCTCGTCTGCCTGCTGCCGCACGGCTATGAAGGCCAGGGTCCGGAGCACTCGTCTGCTCGCCTGGAACGCTTCCTGCAGCTTTGCGCGGAAGACAACATGCAGGTCGCCAACGTCACGACGCCGGCGAACTACTTCCACATCCTGCGCCGCCAGGTGAAGCGCGACTTCCGCAAGCCGCTGATCCTGATGACGCCGAAGTCGCTGCTGCGTCACAAGCGTGCGATCTCCAGCCTGTCGGAAATGGCCGGCGAGAGCTCGTTCCACCGCCTGCTGTGGGACGATGCCGAGGTGATCAAGGACGGCCCGATCAAGCTGCAGAAGGACTCGAAGATCCGTCGCGTCGTGCTCTGCTCGGGCAAGGTCTACTACGACCTGCTCGAAGAACGCGAAAAGCGCGGCATCGACGACATCTACCTGCTGCGCGTCGAACAGCTCTATCCGTTCCCGGCCAAGGCGCTCATCAACGAGCTCAGCCGCTTCCGCAACGCGGAGATGGTCTGGTGCCAGGAAGAGCCGAAGAACATGGGCGCTTGGTCGTTCATCGACCCGTACCTCGAATGGGTTCTCGCCCATATCGACGCCAAGTATCAGCGCGTGCGCTACACCGGCCGTCCGGCTGCCGCATCGCCGGCGACCGGCCTGATGTCGAAGCACCTGGCGCAGCTTGCCGCCTTCCTCGAGGACGCGCTGGGGGGCTGA
- the sucD gene encoding succinate--CoA ligase subunit alpha, translated as MSILVNKNTKVLVQGLTGKTGTFHTEQALAYYGTQMVGGIHPKKGGETWTGSKGESLPIFASVAEGREKTGADASVIYVPPAGAADAIIEAIDAEIPFITCITEGIPVADMVRVKARLDRSKSRLLGPNCPGILTPEECKIGIMPGSIFRKGSVGIVSRSGTLTYEAVFQTSNEGLGQTTAVGIGGDPVKGTEFIDVLEMFLADEATTSIIMIGEIGGSAEEDAAQFLIDEAKKGRKKPMAGFIAGRTAPKGRTMGHAGAVVSGGKGDAESKIAAMEQAGIRVSPSPARLGKTLVEVLKG; from the coding sequence ATGTCGATTCTCGTCAACAAGAACACCAAGGTCCTCGTTCAGGGCCTGACCGGCAAGACCGGCACCTTCCATACCGAACAGGCGCTTGCCTATTACGGCACGCAGATGGTCGGCGGCATTCACCCGAAGAAGGGCGGCGAAACCTGGACCGGCTCCAAGGGCGAAAGTCTGCCGATCTTCGCCTCGGTTGCCGAAGGCCGTGAAAAGACCGGCGCGGACGCATCCGTGATCTACGTTCCGCCGGCAGGTGCCGCGGACGCGATCATCGAGGCGATCGATGCGGAAATCCCGTTCATCACCTGCATCACCGAAGGCATCCCGGTTGCCGACATGGTACGCGTCAAGGCTCGCCTCGACCGCTCCAAGTCGCGTCTGCTCGGCCCGAACTGCCCCGGTATCCTGACGCCGGAAGAATGCAAGATCGGCATCATGCCGGGCTCGATCTTCCGCAAGGGTTCGGTCGGCATCGTCTCGCGCTCCGGCACGCTGACCTATGAAGCCGTGTTCCAGACCTCCAACGAAGGCCTCGGCCAGACGACGGCCGTCGGCATCGGCGGCGACCCGGTGAAGGGCACCGAGTTCATCGACGTGCTCGAGATGTTCCTGGCGGACGAAGCCACGACCTCGATCATCATGATCGGTGAAATCGGCGGCTCGGCCGAAGAGGATGCTGCACAGTTCCTCATCGACGAAGCCAAGAAGGGCCGCAAGAAGCCGATGGCCGGTTTCATCGCGGGCCGTACCGCTCCGAAGGGCCGTACCATGGGTCACGCCGGCGCTGTCGTTTCCGGCGGCAAGGGCGATGCGGAATCCAAGATCGCTGCGATGGAGCAGGCAGGCATCCGCGTATCGCCTTCGCCGGCTCGTCTCGGCAAGACGCTGGTCGAAGTCCTCAAGGGCTGA
- the sucC gene encoding ADP-forming succinate--CoA ligase subunit beta → MNIHEYQAKALLKSYGAPVAEGVAIFSADEAEAAAKSLPGPLYVVKSQIHAGGRGKGKFKELSADAKGGVRLAFSIDEAKAHAKEMLGNTLVTAQTGPAGKQVNRLYIEDGADIDRELYLSLLVDRSVGQVAFVVSTEGGMDIEAVAHDTPEKIVNVAINPEAGVTAADLAKLTAALKLEGEAKADAEKLFPILYKAFVEKDMSLLEINPLIVMKNGRMRVLDAKVSFDGNALFRHDDIKALRDETEEDAKEIEASKWDLAYVALDGNIGCMVNGAGLAMATMDIIKLYGKEPANFCDVGGGAGKEKVAAAFKIITADPKVEGILVNIFGGIMKCDVIAEGVVAAVQEVGLKVPLVVRLEGTNVELGKKILNESGLAITAADDLDDAAKKIVAAING, encoded by the coding sequence ATGAACATTCATGAATATCAGGCCAAGGCTCTCCTGAAGAGCTATGGCGCACCGGTCGCGGAAGGTGTCGCGATCTTCTCGGCTGACGAAGCTGAAGCTGCTGCCAAGTCGCTCCCGGGCCCGCTCTACGTGGTCAAGAGCCAGATCCATGCGGGCGGCCGCGGCAAGGGCAAGTTCAAGGAACTGTCCGCCGACGCCAAGGGCGGCGTTCGTCTTGCCTTCTCGATCGACGAAGCCAAGGCCCATGCCAAGGAAATGCTCGGCAACACGCTCGTTACTGCCCAGACCGGCCCGGCCGGCAAGCAGGTGAACCGCCTCTACATCGAGGACGGCGCCGACATCGACCGCGAACTGTATCTATCGCTGCTCGTCGACCGCTCGGTCGGCCAGGTTGCCTTCGTCGTTTCGACGGAAGGCGGCATGGACATCGAGGCTGTTGCGCACGACACGCCGGAAAAGATCGTCAACGTAGCGATCAACCCGGAAGCCGGCGTCACCGCCGCTGATCTTGCCAAGCTCACCGCGGCCCTGAAGCTTGAAGGCGAAGCCAAGGCTGACGCTGAAAAGCTCTTCCCGATCCTCTACAAGGCCTTTGTCGAGAAGGACATGAGCCTGCTCGAGATCAACCCGCTGATCGTCATGAAGAACGGCCGCATGCGCGTTCTCGACGCCAAGGTCTCGTTCGACGGCAACGCGCTCTTCCGCCACGACGACATCAAGGCTCTGCGCGACGAGACCGAAGAAGACGCCAAGGAAATCGAGGCCTCGAAGTGGGATCTCGCCTATGTCGCGCTCGACGGCAACATCGGCTGCATGGTCAACGGCGCCGGCCTTGCCATGGCGACGATGGACATCATCAAGCTCTACGGCAAGGAGCCGGCGAACTTCTGTGACGTCGGCGGCGGCGCCGGCAAGGAGAAGGTTGCGGCAGCCTTCAAGATCATTACGGCCGACCCGAAGGTCGAGGGCATCCTCGTCAACATCTTCGGCGGCATCATGAAGTGCGACGTCATCGCTGAAGGCGTCGTTGCCGCCGTGCAGGAAGTCGGCCTCAAGGTTCCGCTGGTCGTTCGTCTCGAAGGCACGAATGTCGAGCTTGGCAAGAAGATCCTGAACGAATCCGGCCTGGCGATCACCGCCGCCGACGATCTGGACGATGCTGCCAAGAAGATCGTCGCCGCGATCAACGGCTAA
- the mdh gene encoding malate dehydrogenase: protein MARNKIALIGSGMIGGTLAHLAGLKELGDIVLFDIADGIPQGKGLDIGQSSPVEGFDVNLTGASDYSAIEGADVCIVTAGVARKPGMSRDDLLGINLKVMEQVGAGIKKYAPNAFVICITNPLDAMVWALQKFSGLPKNKVVGMAGVLDSSRFRLFLSQEFNVSVQDVTAFVLGGHGDTMVPLARYSTVAGIPLTDLVQMGWVTKERLEEIIQRTRDGGAEIVGLLKTGSAYYAPAASAIEMAEAYLKDKKRVLPCAAHLTGQYGVKDMYVGVPTVIGAGGVERIIEIDLNKAEKEAFDKSVASVAGLCEACIGIAPSLKQ, encoded by the coding sequence ATGGCTCGCAACAAGATCGCACTTATCGGTTCAGGGATGATTGGTGGCACGCTGGCGCATCTCGCCGGCCTGAAGGAACTGGGCGACATCGTCCTCTTCGACATCGCCGACGGCATTCCGCAGGGCAAGGGTCTCGACATCGGCCAGTCCTCCCCGGTCGAAGGCTTCGACGTGAACCTGACGGGTGCGAGCGACTATTCCGCCATCGAAGGCGCTGATGTCTGCATCGTCACCGCCGGCGTCGCTCGCAAGCCGGGCATGAGCCGCGACGACCTGCTCGGCATCAACCTCAAGGTCATGGAACAGGTCGGCGCCGGCATCAAGAAGTATGCCCCGAACGCCTTCGTCATCTGCATCACCAACCCGCTCGACGCCATGGTGTGGGCGCTGCAGAAGTTCTCGGGCCTGCCGAAGAACAAGGTCGTCGGCATGGCCGGCGTTCTCGATAGTTCGCGCTTCCGCCTGTTCCTCTCGCAGGAATTCAACGTCTCGGTCCAGGACGTCACCGCCTTCGTTCTCGGCGGCCACGGCGACACCATGGTGCCGCTCGCCCGTTACTCGACCGTTGCCGGCATCCCGCTGACCGACCTCGTGCAGATGGGCTGGGTCACCAAGGAACGCCTCGAAGAAATCATCCAGCGCACCCGTGACGGCGGCGCCGAAATCGTCGGCCTGCTCAAGACCGGTTCGGCCTACTACGCACCGGCCGCCTCGGCGATCGAAATGGCTGAAGCTTACCTCAAGGACAAGAAGCGCGTTCTGCCCTGCGCGGCACACCTGACCGGCCAGTACGGCGTCAAGGACATGTATGTCGGCGTTCCGACCGTTATCGGCGCCGGCGGCGTCGAGCGCATCATCGAGATCGATCTCAACAAGGCCGAGAAGGAAGCGTTCGACAAGTCCGTTGCTTCGGTCGCCGGTCTTTGCGAAGCCTGCATCGGCATTGCGCCGAGCCTCAAGCAGTAA
- the zapE gene encoding cell division protein ZapE codes for MLNPDDSIYRKLEALVANGERKRDPAQFTIARRFDHLSAELLASRPSRKTNALGWLFASRKKDHPPVKGLYIHGGVGRGKTMLMDMFFEAVPIQRKRRAHFHEFMADVHERIYKHRQKLKNGETKQADPIPPVASELFGEARLLCFDEFSVTDIADAMILGRLFGELFAKGCVLVATSNVAPDDLYRDGLNRSLFLPFIELLKANAEVISLDTDTDYRLTKTDGSPVWLSPLGPEADAAMARAWAHETRNAPAAPADVPRKGRKIPVPAASGKSARFNFADLCQQPLGAADYLAILERYSTIFVDHVPHLGPHMRNETKRFILLVDTLYDNGARLFASAAAEPQDLLTQKKGTEGFEFDRTVSRLIEMQSEEYAAAHPANVAVS; via the coding sequence GTGCTCAATCCTGACGACAGCATTTACCGCAAGCTCGAAGCGCTCGTCGCGAACGGCGAGCGCAAGCGTGACCCGGCGCAGTTTACGATCGCGCGGCGGTTCGATCATCTCTCGGCCGAGCTGCTCGCCAGCCGCCCGTCGCGCAAGACCAATGCGCTCGGCTGGCTGTTTGCCTCGCGCAAGAAGGACCATCCGCCGGTCAAGGGTCTCTACATCCACGGCGGCGTGGGGCGCGGCAAGACCATGCTGATGGACATGTTCTTCGAGGCGGTGCCGATCCAGCGCAAGCGCCGGGCGCATTTCCACGAGTTCATGGCCGATGTGCACGAGCGCATCTACAAGCACCGGCAGAAGCTGAAGAACGGCGAGACCAAGCAGGCCGATCCGATCCCGCCCGTCGCCTCCGAGCTCTTCGGTGAAGCGCGGCTGCTCTGCTTCGACGAATTCTCCGTGACCGACATCGCCGATGCGATGATCCTCGGCCGCCTGTTCGGCGAACTCTTCGCCAAGGGCTGCGTGCTGGTTGCCACCTCGAACGTGGCGCCCGACGATCTCTATCGCGATGGCCTCAACCGCAGCCTGTTTTTGCCGTTCATCGAACTCCTTAAGGCAAATGCCGAGGTTATCTCGCTGGACACGGACACCGACTACCGGCTGACGAAGACCGACGGCAGCCCGGTGTGGCTCTCGCCGCTCGGGCCTGAGGCGGATGCGGCGATGGCGCGCGCCTGGGCCCATGAGACCCGCAATGCGCCGGCCGCTCCGGCGGACGTGCCGCGTAAGGGGCGCAAGATCCCCGTACCGGCCGCGTCCGGAAAGAGTGCCCGCTTCAATTTCGCCGACCTCTGCCAGCAACCGCTTGGGGCTGCCGATTATCTCGCCATCCTCGAGCGCTATTCGACGATCTTCGTCGACCACGTACCGCATCTCGGTCCGCATATGCGCAACGAGACCAAGCGCTTCATCCTGCTGGTCGATACGCTCTACGACAACGGCGCCCGGCTCTTTGCCTCGGCGGCGGCAGAGCCGCAGGATCTTTTGACCCAGAAAAAGGGCACGGAAGGCTTCGAGTTCGACCGCACGGTTTCACGTCTGATCGAGATGCAAAGCGAGGAATATGCCGCTGCGCATCCCGCAAATGTTGCTGTTTCGTGA
- a CDS encoding protease inhibitor Inh/omp19 family protein, which translates to MRVIHAAAGLAVVLALAGCQRTSMGGFSSQDASPAPIQAAPVPSVSSNQLPAPTGNTSQFPAAPASGTAVAGGAVQQPGTQVAAAAGGGLDVTKEAMVGNWRVSSAGSSCDMFLTLTNLGSGSRGGTRGCAGELTTMGSWEVAGKQVVLKDRSGNAIARLYKTADARFDGSTNGGQPVSLSR; encoded by the coding sequence ATGCGGGTAATTCATGCGGCGGCGGGGCTGGCGGTTGTGCTTGCGCTGGCCGGATGCCAACGGACGTCGATGGGCGGTTTCAGCTCCCAGGACGCCTCGCCCGCTCCCATCCAGGCCGCACCGGTCCCTTCGGTTTCGTCGAACCAGCTTCCGGCACCAACCGGAAACACGTCGCAATTCCCGGCTGCACCGGCGAGCGGCACGGCGGTTGCCGGCGGCGCTGTCCAGCAGCCCGGCACGCAGGTCGCCGCGGCTGCAGGTGGCGGGCTCGACGTCACCAAGGAAGCGATGGTTGGCAACTGGCGCGTCTCCAGCGCCGGCAGCTCCTGCGACATGTTCCTGACGCTCACCAATCTTGGTTCTGGTTCGCGCGGCGGCACCCGCGGTTGCGCCGGCGAGCTGACGACCATGGGCTCCTGGGAAGTGGCCGGCAAGCAGGTGGTCCTCAAGGACCGCAGCGGCAATGCCATCGCCCGCCTCTACAAGACGGCCGACGCGCGTTTCGACGGCTCGACCAATGGCGGCCAGCCAGTCAGCCTCAGCCGCTGA
- a CDS encoding succinate dehydrogenase iron-sulfur subunit: MVELALPKNSQMTEGKVWPKPAGATNVREYRIYRWNPDDGANPRIDTFYIDVDDCGPMVLDGLLYIKNKIDPTLTLRRSCREGICGSCAMNIDGTNTLACTKGMDEVKGAVKVYPLPHMPVVKDLVPDLTNFYAQHRSIEPWLKTVSPTPAKEWKQSHEDRLKLDGLYECILCACCSTSCPSYWWNGDRYLGPAVLLQAYRWLIDSRDEATGERLDNLEDPFRLYRCHTIMNCAQACPKGLNPAKAIGEIKKMLVERRV, from the coding sequence ATGGTTGAACTCGCTCTCCCCAAGAACTCGCAGATGACGGAAGGCAAGGTCTGGCCGAAGCCTGCCGGCGCGACCAACGTTCGCGAATACCGCATCTATCGCTGGAACCCGGATGACGGTGCCAATCCGCGCATCGATACCTTCTACATCGATGTCGACGATTGCGGCCCGATGGTGCTCGACGGTCTGCTCTACATCAAGAACAAGATCGACCCGACGCTGACGCTGCGCCGCTCCTGCCGCGAAGGCATCTGCGGGTCGTGCGCCATGAACATCGACGGCACCAACACGCTCGCCTGCACCAAGGGCATGGACGAGGTGAAGGGTGCGGTAAAGGTCTATCCGCTGCCGCACATGCCGGTCGTGAAGGACCTGGTTCCTGACCTCACCAACTTCTACGCCCAGCACCGCTCGATCGAGCCCTGGCTGAAGACGGTATCGCCGACGCCGGCCAAGGAATGGAAGCAGAGCCACGAGGACCGCCTCAAGCTCGACGGCCTCTACGAGTGCATCCTGTGCGCCTGCTGCTCGACCTCCTGTCCGAGCTATTGGTGGAACGGCGACCGTTACCTCGGTCCGGCGGTTCTGCTGCAGGCCTACCGCTGGCTGATCGATAGCCGCGACGAAGCGACCGGCGAGCGCCTCGACAACCTCGAGGATCCCTTCCGCCTCTATCGTTGCCACACGATCATGAACTGCGCCCAGGCCTGTCCGAAGGGCCTGAACCCGGCCAAGGCGATCGGCGAGATCAAGAAGATGCTGGTCGAGCGCCGTGTGTAA